One Polynucleobacter sp. MG-5-Ahmo-C2 genomic window carries:
- a CDS encoding YqjK-like family protein has product MRERFKELELRLHELKAQADRERKEFSEHFEAWEKPLSWADKGVDAVNFLKSNPILWTSAFAALVHYKPKLASKVLAIGWGAVKLLKSAKKLI; this is encoded by the coding sequence ATGAGAGAGCGATTCAAGGAGCTCGAGCTTCGTCTTCATGAGCTCAAAGCCCAGGCTGATCGTGAGCGTAAAGAATTTAGTGAGCACTTTGAGGCATGGGAGAAGCCACTCTCGTGGGCAGATAAAGGCGTTGATGCTGTGAACTTCTTAAAAAGTAATCCGATACTTTGGACCAGCGCATTTGCTGCGCTTGTGCATTACAAGCCTAAATTAGCCAGCAAGGTGCTTGCTATCGGTTGGGGCGCTGTCAAGCTTCTCAAGAGCGCCAAGAAACTCATCTGA
- a CDS encoding AMP-binding protein translates to MALETAKPWLKNYPVGVPHEIGPLSHTSLTDFIEECFVRFGKRRAVEAMGKFFSYRELDRLSKDFASYLQTLNLEKGARVALMYPNVIEYLVAMIGTLRAGYVVVNINPLYTARELEAQLVDSGATVLVVMENFAHTYQTINPIEGIRQVIVSSPGELMGLKGHLINWVARDIKKLIPAWSFAHITFKDALQSGGEHHFQKPYIGLEDIAFLQYTGGTTGTSKGAVLLHRNILSNVMQIEAWLNPGLKQKPEQQLVFLCALPMTHIFALTACALLGIAKGGLLLLVPNPRDITGFIKMLLKHPNINIFPGVNTLFHALIHRPEFKKVKLPQLLVTIGGGMAVHKKTADHWQALTGVPIAQGYGLSETSPVVCVNTPLEKHFTGHIGMPIPSTNLVILDDDGVELSHGSPGEICIQGPQVMAGYWNKPEETEHCMTADGFFKSGDIGFITDEGYVEIVDRKKDMIVVAGFKVFPNDVEDHLVQMDGVRECAVIGVPHRKLGEIVKAYVVRDNHHLTEADILQYCKEHMVSYKRPRKIIFINELPKSNVGKILRRELRNI, encoded by the coding sequence ATGGCCTTAGAAACCGCTAAGCCTTGGCTAAAGAATTATCCAGTAGGCGTCCCACACGAGATTGGGCCGCTGAGTCATACATCCCTGACTGACTTTATCGAGGAATGCTTTGTGCGTTTTGGCAAGCGCAGGGCGGTTGAAGCTATGGGAAAGTTTTTCTCATACAGAGAGCTCGATCGACTCTCTAAAGACTTTGCTTCCTATCTCCAAACTCTCAATTTAGAGAAGGGTGCACGGGTCGCTTTGATGTACCCCAATGTCATTGAGTATCTTGTTGCCATGATTGGCACTCTGCGTGCTGGTTATGTGGTGGTCAATATCAACCCACTCTACACCGCCCGAGAACTCGAGGCCCAATTGGTCGATAGCGGAGCAACAGTGTTGGTTGTCATGGAGAACTTTGCTCATACCTATCAAACAATCAACCCAATAGAGGGTATACGGCAAGTGATTGTGAGTAGCCCAGGAGAATTAATGGGCCTCAAAGGCCATCTGATCAATTGGGTAGCCAGAGACATTAAAAAACTGATACCAGCTTGGAGTTTTGCCCATATTACTTTCAAAGACGCACTTCAAAGCGGTGGCGAGCATCATTTTCAGAAACCTTACATTGGTTTAGAAGATATTGCTTTCTTGCAATACACCGGTGGTACGACGGGAACCTCTAAAGGCGCCGTTTTGCTTCATCGTAATATCCTCTCTAATGTGATGCAGATAGAGGCCTGGTTAAATCCTGGCCTCAAACAAAAGCCAGAACAGCAATTGGTATTTCTGTGCGCATTGCCGATGACCCATATTTTTGCTTTAACAGCTTGTGCCTTGCTCGGTATTGCTAAGGGCGGCTTATTACTTTTGGTTCCCAATCCACGCGATATCACCGGCTTTATCAAAATGCTACTTAAGCATCCTAATATCAATATATTCCCGGGTGTGAATACGCTCTTTCATGCGCTGATTCATCGGCCAGAGTTTAAGAAGGTAAAACTTCCTCAGTTATTAGTCACCATTGGCGGAGGCATGGCAGTGCATAAGAAGACAGCTGACCATTGGCAGGCTCTCACGGGTGTACCCATTGCACAGGGCTACGGATTATCAGAAACATCGCCAGTAGTCTGCGTCAATACACCACTAGAAAAGCATTTCACAGGGCATATTGGCATGCCAATACCCAGCACCAATCTTGTCATTCTTGACGATGACGGGGTTGAACTCTCGCATGGCAGCCCTGGGGAGATCTGTATTCAGGGGCCGCAAGTCATGGCAGGTTATTGGAATAAACCAGAAGAGACAGAGCATTGCATGACAGCCGATGGTTTCTTTAAATCGGGTGATATTGGTTTTATCACCGATGAAGGCTATGTAGAAATTGTTGATCGTAAAAAAGATATGATTGTGGTGGCTGGATTTAAAGTGTTTCCTAATGATGTGGAGGATCACTTAGTCCAAATGGATGGCGTTAGAGAATGCGCAGTCATTGGGGTGCCACACCGTAAGCTTGGAGAAATCGTTAAAGCTTACGTGGTGCGGGACAATCATCACTTAACTGAGGCCGATATCTTGCAATACTGCAAAGAGCATATGGTGAGTTATAAACGCCCTCGGAAAATCATCTTTATTAACGAGCTTCCTAAATCCAATGTCGGAAAAATTCTACGCCGAGAACTGAGAAATATTTAA
- a CDS encoding IlvD/Edd family dehydratase, whose amino-acid sequence MSTKPTDPKAAPETGLRKGLTSYGDKGFSLFLRKAFIKGAGYTNSALDRPVIGIINTGSAYNPCHGNMPQLIEAVKRGVMLAGGLPMEFPTISIHESFAAPTSMYLRNLMSMDTEEMLRAQPMDAVVMIGGCDKTVPAQMMGAASAGLPAIQLITGSMLTGSHRSERVGACTDCRRYWGKFRAGEIDEIEKDEVNDQLVASVGTCSVMGTASTMACISEALGMTVPGGATPPAVTADRIRVAEETGTCAVQMAKDGLTIDKILTADAFENAIRVLLAIGGSTNGIVHLAAIAGRMGLEIDLDALDKMGNETPVLVDLKPSGDHYMENFHDAGGMATLLRELKPQLKLNAMTVTGKTLGEEIDSAPPSFQQDVVRPFDRPIYPRGSIAVLHGNLAPGGAIIKQSAANEKLMEHEGRAVVFENAEDLASRIDSPDLDVTADDILVLKNIGPKGAPGMPEAGYIPIPMKLARAGVKDIVRISDGRMSGTAFGTIVLHVTPESAIGGPLAHVHNGDRIRLSVKNREISLLISDEELAKRAKENPITPPTAERGYKKLFLDTVTQADQGVDFDFLRAAKMVGKTPRN is encoded by the coding sequence ATGAGTACTAAGCCAACAGATCCTAAAGCAGCGCCTGAAACAGGTTTACGTAAGGGCTTAACGAGCTATGGCGATAAAGGCTTCTCTTTATTTTTACGAAAGGCATTTATTAAAGGTGCAGGCTATACCAATAGCGCCTTGGATCGCCCTGTAATCGGCATCATTAATACTGGCAGCGCATACAACCCCTGCCATGGCAATATGCCGCAACTGATTGAAGCAGTAAAGCGTGGCGTCATGCTTGCTGGTGGCTTACCAATGGAGTTTCCGACAATCTCGATTCATGAGAGCTTTGCTGCTCCAACCAGCATGTATTTGCGCAATCTGATGTCTATGGATACTGAAGAGATGTTGCGTGCACAACCGATGGATGCCGTTGTGATGATCGGTGGCTGCGACAAAACGGTTCCCGCTCAAATGATGGGTGCTGCTTCTGCCGGATTGCCAGCGATTCAGCTGATCACAGGCTCTATGCTCACTGGCTCACATCGTAGCGAGCGTGTCGGCGCGTGTACTGACTGTCGCCGCTATTGGGGCAAGTTCCGCGCCGGTGAAATCGATGAAATTGAAAAAGATGAAGTAAATGATCAACTTGTGGCCAGCGTAGGCACTTGCTCTGTCATGGGTACTGCCAGCACGATGGCTTGTATCTCTGAAGCTTTAGGCATGACGGTTCCGGGTGGCGCTACTCCGCCGGCTGTCACTGCAGACCGCATTCGGGTGGCAGAAGAAACGGGTACTTGCGCTGTTCAAATGGCTAAAGATGGTTTGACTATCGACAAGATTCTGACGGCAGATGCTTTTGAGAATGCAATCCGAGTATTGCTGGCAATTGGTGGCTCTACCAATGGCATTGTGCACTTAGCGGCAATTGCTGGTCGCATGGGTCTTGAGATTGATCTGGATGCCCTTGACAAAATGGGTAATGAAACTCCTGTACTGGTTGACTTAAAACCCTCCGGTGATCACTATATGGAAAATTTCCATGATGCTGGTGGTATGGCTACTTTATTGCGCGAACTCAAGCCACAATTAAAACTCAATGCAATGACAGTGACTGGCAAAACACTTGGCGAAGAAATCGATTCTGCACCGCCAAGCTTTCAACAAGATGTTGTTCGCCCCTTTGACAGGCCAATCTATCCCCGTGGCAGCATTGCCGTCCTGCATGGCAACCTTGCTCCTGGTGGCGCGATTATTAAGCAATCTGCCGCCAATGAGAAACTCATGGAACATGAAGGTCGTGCTGTGGTGTTTGAGAATGCTGAGGATCTAGCTAGCAGAATTGATAGCCCCGACTTAGATGTCACCGCTGATGACATTTTGGTTCTCAAAAATATCGGCCCCAAAGGTGCGCCTGGTATGCCTGAAGCTGGCTATATCCCTATCCCCATGAAACTAGCGCGTGCTGGTGTTAAAGATATTGTACGCATCTCGGATGGTCGTATGAGTGGCACGGCATTTGGAACGATTGTGCTACACGTTACTCCTGAATCTGCAATTGGCGGGCCCTTGGCGCATGTGCACAATGGCGATCGCATTCGCTTGAGTGTCAAGAATCGAGAAATTAGCTTATTAATTTCTGATGAAGAGTTGGCTAAGCGCGCCAAAGAGAATCCAATCACCCCGCCAACAGCTGAGCGTGGATACAAGAAACTATTCTTAGATACTGTGACACAAGCTGATCAAGGCGTTGACTTTGATTTCTTAAGAGCAGCCAAGATGGTTGGTAAAACCCCGCGCAACTAA
- a CDS encoding transporter has protein sequence MQLSPFCSVEKILLVNSFLKLLAFLKLLKLLKLLESFSLVSFSRNLFWAFTLGLLSSSIHAQEIEARAYSNAPIGITFITGGIAQAKSGSYKITTEAISLTHILDVAGQSGRLSLVLPYAELSGTGTANGQVINASAEGLSDPMIKASVNLYGAPALAASEFKNYQQDLIIGASLAASIPWGKYNSDQMVNVGGNRTVIQPGVGASKAVGPWRLELAGMASIYTSNANYMGNNTLSQNPVYSTETHVIYYFPNTAWISADATYFFGGQTYVNGTAVNGSQENWRFGSTISYPVDKHNAIRLTGSTGVYSRTNTSYDMLGISWQYRWGGGL, from the coding sequence ATGCAACTGTCACCATTTTGTTCGGTAGAAAAAATTCTGTTGGTCAATAGTTTTTTGAAGTTGCTTGCGTTTCTTAAGTTGCTTAAGTTACTGAAGTTACTTGAGTCATTTTCATTGGTCTCATTTTCTAGAAATCTATTTTGGGCTTTTACTCTAGGTCTTTTATCTAGCAGTATTCACGCTCAAGAAATTGAGGCTCGCGCATATTCCAATGCACCGATTGGTATTACCTTTATTACGGGCGGTATTGCTCAAGCTAAAAGCGGCTCATACAAAATCACTACTGAAGCAATAAGCTTGACCCATATCCTGGATGTTGCAGGTCAATCCGGCAGGCTTTCCCTGGTGCTTCCTTATGCTGAATTATCTGGCACAGGTACCGCAAATGGCCAAGTGATCAATGCATCTGCCGAAGGTCTTTCAGACCCTATGATTAAGGCCTCCGTCAATCTGTATGGCGCACCCGCTTTGGCGGCAAGTGAGTTTAAGAATTATCAACAAGACCTCATTATTGGCGCAAGTCTTGCTGCATCCATTCCATGGGGCAAATACAACAGTGATCAAATGGTCAACGTTGGCGGCAATCGGACAGTCATTCAGCCGGGCGTTGGGGCCTCTAAAGCAGTTGGTCCATGGCGCTTAGAATTGGCTGGCATGGCATCGATTTATACGAGCAATGCCAATTACATGGGCAATAACACCCTCTCCCAAAACCCGGTGTATTCCACAGAAACCCATGTAATTTATTACTTCCCCAATACCGCTTGGATATCAGCGGATGCCACCTACTTCTTTGGTGGCCAAACCTACGTCAATGGCACGGCGGTGAACGGCTCGCAAGAAAATTGGCGATTTGGCAGCACGATTTCTTATCCGGTTGATAAACACAATGCCATTCGCCTCACCGGCAGTACTGGTGTCTATTCTCGTACTAATACAAGTTATGACATGCTGGGTATTTCTTGGCAATACCGCTGGGGCGGCGGCTTGTAG
- a CDS encoding U32 family peptidase, whose amino-acid sequence MTKTPELLAPAGSISMLQTAFEFGADAIYAGQPRYSLRVRNNDFGKIEVLKQGIDTAHNLGKKFYLVSNLLPHGAKTRTYIKDMSPVVDLKPDALIMSDPGLIMMAREAWPDMPIHLSVQANTVNGASAKFWRSVGISRVILSRELSFDEIEEVRQDCPEMELEVFVHGALCIAYSGRCLLSGYMSHRDSNQGACTNACRWDYKVKPGQQNTSGDVVLLQEARRPDELMPMEEDEHGTYIMNSKDLRAVEHIERLTKMGVDSFKIEGRTKSPYYVSRTCQAYRSAIDDAVAGRPFNTTLLGNLEGLANRGYTDGFYERHHDKEYQLYMRGHSLSGRSLYVGETLDIDSASGRVKVDVKNRFSVGDKLEIIEPQGNQDIVLDAMWNMAGEPIDVAPGSGHFVWIKLPLQSKHAFIARYTHEPAPVETASACSSGESCCNA is encoded by the coding sequence ATGACTAAGACCCCTGAACTTCTAGCCCCTGCAGGCAGCATTTCGATGTTGCAAACCGCTTTTGAATTCGGAGCGGATGCGATTTATGCTGGCCAGCCTCGCTATTCTTTGCGGGTTCGCAATAACGACTTCGGCAAGATCGAAGTACTCAAACAAGGTATTGATACTGCGCATAATTTGGGCAAGAAGTTTTACTTGGTTTCAAATTTACTGCCACACGGTGCAAAGACGCGCACATACATTAAAGATATGTCGCCAGTTGTAGATTTGAAACCCGATGCCCTGATCATGTCTGATCCCGGTTTGATCATGATGGCTAGAGAAGCATGGCCGGATATGCCGATTCATTTATCAGTGCAAGCCAATACAGTCAACGGTGCTTCCGCTAAGTTCTGGCGCTCTGTTGGAATTAGCCGAGTGATTTTGTCTCGCGAGCTTTCTTTTGACGAGATTGAGGAAGTGCGTCAAGATTGTCCTGAAATGGAGCTCGAAGTATTTGTTCATGGTGCTTTGTGTATTGCTTACTCTGGCCGCTGCCTCTTGTCTGGCTATATGTCTCATCGCGATTCCAATCAAGGTGCGTGCACCAATGCCTGTCGCTGGGATTACAAGGTCAAACCAGGGCAGCAAAATACTAGTGGTGACGTTGTGCTTCTTCAAGAGGCCCGTCGTCCTGATGAATTAATGCCGATGGAAGAAGATGAGCATGGCACCTACATCATGAACTCTAAAGACTTGCGCGCTGTTGAGCATATCGAGAGATTAACGAAGATGGGTGTCGACTCATTCAAGATTGAAGGTCGCACGAAGTCACCCTATTACGTATCACGTACATGCCAAGCTTATCGCTCAGCAATTGATGATGCGGTCGCAGGCAGACCCTTTAATACAACCTTGCTTGGCAATTTAGAAGGTCTTGCGAATCGTGGTTATACCGATGGCTTTTATGAGCGTCATCACGATAAGGAATACCAACTCTATATGAGAGGCCACTCTCTTTCTGGTAGAAGTTTGTATGTTGGCGAAACTCTGGATATTGATTCGGCCTCTGGCCGCGTCAAAGTGGATGTCAAAAACCGCTTCTCAGTTGGCGACAAACTAGAAATCATCGAACCTCAAGGCAACCAAGACATTGTTTTAGATGCCATGTGGAATATGGCTGGCGAGCCAATCGATGTTGCCCCCGGTTCTGGTCACTTTGTTTGGATCAAGTTACCGCTGCAGAGTAAACATGCCTTTATTGCCCGCTATACCCATGAGCCAGCCCCTGTAGAGACTGCCTCTGCTTGCTCTAGTGGTGAATCTTGCTGTAATGCTTAA
- a CDS encoding alpha/beta hydrolase encodes MKLIARTLVALISCLCLGQAFAAGKIQMNEYMVPSDTPGISLYVRNKHLAGMKKFTAEKTLLYVHGSTYPAETAFDLSLGGTSWMEYMAARGYDVWLVDLRGYGKSTRPPEMDQPADQNAPIVRTDTAVKDVSSAVDYILKKRNISKINLLGWSWGTTIMGKYTTENNEKVNKLVLYAPQWLRQGGAPLTDKGGQLGAYRVASMTDAKNRWLTGVPENAKATLIPQGWFEKWAEATFDTDPWGRTQTPKKLRAPNGTVQDAREFWTAGIPVYEPKNIRVPVMLVHAEWDADLPSYMLYEYFTKLENAPYKIMLQISEGTHTIIMEKNRMLMFAGVQEFLDSNFKPEK; translated from the coding sequence GTGAAATTGATAGCACGCACACTAGTAGCGCTAATTTCTTGTTTATGCCTCGGCCAAGCATTTGCCGCTGGAAAGATTCAAATGAACGAGTACATGGTGCCAAGTGACACTCCAGGTATTTCTTTGTACGTGCGCAATAAGCATCTAGCTGGCATGAAGAAATTCACTGCCGAGAAAACCTTGCTTTATGTTCACGGCTCAACCTATCCAGCAGAGACCGCCTTTGACTTATCGCTGGGCGGAACTTCATGGATGGAGTACATGGCGGCAAGAGGTTATGACGTCTGGCTAGTTGATCTTCGAGGCTATGGCAAATCTACTCGTCCTCCTGAGATGGATCAGCCTGCTGACCAAAATGCGCCAATTGTGAGAACAGATACAGCGGTAAAGGATGTATCTAGTGCAGTTGACTACATCCTCAAGAAACGCAATATCAGTAAGATTAATCTCCTTGGCTGGTCTTGGGGTACAACCATCATGGGCAAGTACACCACCGAGAATAACGAGAAGGTCAATAAATTAGTGCTCTATGCGCCACAATGGTTACGTCAAGGCGGAGCGCCATTAACGGATAAAGGCGGCCAATTAGGCGCCTATCGAGTTGCCTCGATGACCGATGCTAAAAATCGTTGGCTCACCGGTGTTCCTGAGAATGCTAAAGCGACTCTGATTCCGCAGGGTTGGTTTGAGAAGTGGGCAGAAGCAACTTTTGATACAGACCCATGGGGAAGAACACAAACGCCAAAAAAACTCAGGGCACCTAACGGTACCGTTCAAGACGCTCGTGAATTCTGGACAGCTGGTATTCCGGTATACGAACCTAAAAATATCCGTGTGCCAGTCATGCTAGTGCATGCAGAGTGGGATGCAGACTTGCCCAGCTATATGCTCTATGAGTATTTCACCAAGCTAGAAAATGCCCCATACAAAATCATGTTGCAAATTAGTGAAGGTACTCACACCATCATCATGGAAAAGAACAGAATGTTGATGTTTGCAGGGGTTCAGGAGTTCTTGGATAGCAATTTCAAGCCCGAGAAATAA
- the thiD gene encoding bifunctional hydroxymethylpyrimidine kinase/phosphomethylpyrimidine kinase yields MRSLLPTSVQIPRVMTIAGSDSGGGAGLQADLKVITALGAYGMSVITAITAQNTLGVTRIQDVDQNVVAAQIDAVLFDIGADIVKIGMLASPEIVQTVAKALRRHDVKRIVLDPVLRATSGASLGGDDTAQAMIAELFPMATLITPNMDEASLLLGRDIHGANDFKKAAQELLAMGPQAVLIKGGHLDATHTQITDFLMWKTIEDGLEVIQSKEFKHYRVNTLNTHGTGCSLASAIATYLADRHDLSHAVAKAIAFVEAGLEAGRFLSIGEGPGPLWHMHDFYPTALLDEKGKC; encoded by the coding sequence ATGCGCTCACTACTTCCTACATCCGTACAGATCCCCAGAGTAATGACTATTGCTGGCTCAGACAGCGGCGGTGGGGCGGGCTTGCAGGCTGATCTTAAGGTCATCACCGCTCTTGGGGCTTATGGCATGTCTGTGATCACCGCTATTACGGCTCAAAACACCCTAGGGGTCACACGTATTCAGGATGTGGATCAGAATGTTGTTGCAGCCCAAATTGATGCCGTCCTGTTTGATATCGGGGCGGATATTGTCAAAATTGGAATGCTGGCCAGCCCAGAAATTGTGCAAACGGTAGCCAAAGCATTGCGCCGTCATGACGTTAAAAGGATTGTTCTAGATCCCGTATTGCGTGCCACCTCAGGAGCAAGTCTTGGTGGTGATGACACAGCTCAAGCCATGATTGCGGAACTATTTCCGATGGCAACATTGATTACTCCAAATATGGATGAGGCATCTTTGCTTTTAGGTCGCGATATTCATGGTGCGAATGATTTCAAAAAAGCAGCACAAGAATTGCTGGCGATGGGCCCACAAGCAGTCTTAATTAAAGGGGGGCACCTCGACGCTACGCATACGCAAATCACGGATTTTTTGATGTGGAAAACGATTGAAGATGGACTCGAAGTAATTCAGTCAAAAGAATTCAAACACTATCGGGTCAATACCCTCAATACCCATGGCACGGGTTGTTCGTTAGCATCTGCAATTGCAACCTACCTGGCTGATCGCCATGATTTGAGTCATGCAGTAGCAAAAGCAATTGCCTTCGTAGAAGCGGGATTAGAGGCGGGGCGCTTCTTAAGTATTGGTGAGGGTCCGGGTCCCCTATGGCATATGCACGATTTCTACCCAACAGCTTTGTTGGATGAAAAAGGGAAGTGCTAA